AACCCTACATCCCAGATCTTCGGCATGACCGTCGAAGAGGATATAGTATTCGGCCTTGAGAACCTATGCCTCGAGAGGCGTGATATGGAGAGGATCCTTGAGGAGACCCTGGGGCTCGTGGGGCTCAGGGAGCACCGGTTCGACGACCCCAATTCACTCTCCGGGGGGGAGAGGCAGAGGACCGTTATAGGCTCTATTCTAGCCATGAATCCTAAGATCTTGTTCCTGGACGAGCCCACCTCGAACCTCGACCCCGTGGGGGCCAGGGAGGTCCTCAGGACCCTCTATAGGCTTAAGGAGATGGGGAAGACCATAATCCTGGTCGAGAGGAAGATAGAGCACATAGCCCCCTTCGTGGACGATATAATAGCCGTGGATCAGGGAAGGGTCGTCTTCCAGGGATCCCCCAGGGAGTTCTACTCCGACCCTGAGAGGATAAGGAGACTGGGAGTCAACGCTCCCCAAGTGGTTCTCCTAGCCCATAGGCTTAGGGAGCGAGGCATCCACCTGGAAGGAGTTCCCTTAACCCTGGAGGAGTTCAGGGAGCTGTACTTGAAGTATA
This region of Candidatus Bathyarchaeota archaeon genomic DNA includes:
- the tadA gene encoding Flp pilus assembly complex ATPase component TadA, with amino-acid sequence MNLSVDEGSLTLITGPSSSGKTTLLYALSGVIPHCVDVESYEGSVEIRGKTVSETSFPELVSEIGIVLQNPTSQIFGMTVEEDIVFGLENLCLERRDMERILEETLGLVGLREHRFDDPNSLSGGERQRTVIGSILAMNPKILFLDEPTSNLDPVGAREVLRTLYRLKEMGKTIILVERKIEHIAPFVDDIIAVDQGRVVFQGSPREFYSDPERIRRLGVNAPQVVLLAHRLRERGIHLEGVPLTLEEFRELYLKYRRSVMS